In the genome of Methanobacterium bryantii, the window TTTTTGATTTGACAGATTTTAAAGTTTATATAACAATTATTTTTCAGGGAGTTAAAATGGATAAAAAAGGAATCACAAAACAGGAAATATCTGAAAAACTCAAAGAATTTAAAGGGGAGGACATGACCTACCGATCAGGAAGAATTCTGGGTTCAATGTGCACATGTCCTCATGAAGTCGGCCTTGAAGCATATAAAATGTTTCTAGAGTCTAATCTAGGTGATTCCGGATTATTTAAAGGTACCCGGAAGATGGAGAAAGAAGTAATCCAGATGCTCGGAAACCTTCTTGGTAAAGAAGACGTTTGCGGGCATATCATAACTGGCGGCACTGAAGCAAACATAATGGCAATGAGGGCGGCAAGAAATTCAAGCAACATTAAAGATCCAGAGATAATTGTTCCTAAATCTGCTCATTTTTCCTTTAAAAAAGCAGCAGATATGCTGTGCCTGAAGCTCAGGGAAGCAGAACTCGATGAAAACTATAGGGTAGATGTAAATTCTGTAAAAGAGCTTATATCAGATAAAACTGTGGCGGTAGTTGGTATTGCTGGAACAACTGAACTTGGTGTGATTGATCCTATAGAAGAGCTTTCCAAACTGTGCCGGGAAGAAAATATTTACCTGCACGTTGATGCAGCATTTGGAGGATTCACAATCCCATTTTTAGGTCTTAGCGGCCGTGATCTTCCTAAATTTGATTTTTCACTTGAAGGGGTTTCTTCTATTACTATAGACCCTCATAAAATGGGTCTTGCGCCAATTCCAACTGGCGGAATTATCTTTAGAGATAGGAGTTATCTTGAAAGCATAAGCACTGAAACACCTTACCTTACAGATAAGGAACAGTTTACAATTGTAGGTACCAGAACAGGTGCATCTACCGCTGCAACATGGGCACTGCTCAAATACTTTGGAAAAGAAGGGTACTGTTCCATTGCTAAAAAATGTATGGAAGTTACAGAATACTTAGCGAAAGGAATCAAAGAATCGGGCTTTAACTTAATGGTTGAGCCTCAATTGAACCTTGTTGCATTTGATTCAAATGAAATAGAGATCGATACTATTGTAGATGAGCTTAAAGAAAAGGGATGGGCAGTTTCAGTATCATCTTACCCGCGGGCTATAAGAATTGTAGTAATGCCTCATGTTAAGATAGAACATGTCAAAGAATTTACAGATGACCTATCTAAGATTCATGCGAAGTATACTTTAGAGAACATACCTCAAAATAATGAAAGGAAAACATCTTTAAAATTAACTAATAAAACACCGCAGGGTAAATAAATGACCACAAAAATAATTAAAACACCAGTAACTTGTGACGTAATTGAAGATCTGAAGGTGGGAGACCGGATCGAAATACACGGCAAAATCTACACCGGTAGGGATGCCGCACTCCCAAAATTGATTAAATCAATTAAAAACGGCGAAAAACTAATTGATATCGATGGTTCTGCTGTAATGCACACTGCAGTAAGTGATGCAGGAATATCTCCCACTACAAGCAACAAAGAAGAAATTGAGGAAAGCATTCCATTTCTTTCAGAGGCAGGGGTGAAAATCCACATTGGAAAAGGTGGGTTAAGCGAAGATACAATTAAAGCGCTTGATAAATGGGGGTCTATTTTTGTTGTAACCCCTCCTGCTGCAGCCCTCCTTACAAGTAAAGTGGTCTCAAAACAAGTGGCTGCATTTGAAGAAGAAGGAATGGAGGCAATCCATGAGCTTGTGGTGGATGGGCTTCCGGGTATTGTCGCGATTGCGCATGGGGAGTCTATTTATTAAATTTTAGTGTATATAAAGTTAATATTATTTTTTTAAATTAAGACTAGCAATTAACAAAAGTCCATATCTATTTTTAAGATTTGTATTCTAATTTAGGAGTTCTAGTAATAATAAAAGTATTACTTTTTAATTAATATTTATAAGAATTAACTGACAATGTTATGGCTTAATTTCAGTTAATTTTATTATAATATGATTATTTCGATTAAAAATTTAGTTTAATCACTGTTTTTTGGATTTAAACATTTAATATGAATTTTATTTAATAAATAATGTGACTTGGAGTCGTACTACTCCGGTTGTGGTTTCTGTTTGTGATGATGCATTTGCAACTTATATAACTGGTGAAATGGATCACAGGATGGGTATGGATGTTATTGGTGATCTGGATAATGTGAGGGCGTTCCGTTATGCGTGTTCGTCTTCATTTTCGCTTGTGGAGTACTGGGTTGGAAGTGCTTTATTCCCTTCATCTAACTCTACTGATGGTCTTATGGGTAGTGTAACTCTGGGTTTGGGTTATATGATGCTTAGTGGTGAACCGTTGGAAATATTTGAGAGTAATGGTTATACTATCATAAGGGCAGTTGGTGATAACCAGAGACTATTGATAATTGACCCTGAAACGGGTCTTGTAATGGATTTTGGAGATATAAAACTAAATGATACTATCAGTGGCACCAGATGCTACGGCGACCAGCAAACAGAATGGGCCAATGGTTATGGTAATGCAATACTTGATAATGAAGATGTTATTAATGGAGTTATGGAAACTGGTGAAGCAGCGACAGATTTTGGTCAAGGCAGCGATGA includes:
- the mfnA gene encoding tyrosine decarboxylase MfnA, producing the protein MDKKGITKQEISEKLKEFKGEDMTYRSGRILGSMCTCPHEVGLEAYKMFLESNLGDSGLFKGTRKMEKEVIQMLGNLLGKEDVCGHIITGGTEANIMAMRAARNSSNIKDPEIIVPKSAHFSFKKAADMLCLKLREAELDENYRVDVNSVKELISDKTVAVVGIAGTTELGVIDPIEELSKLCREENIYLHVDAAFGGFTIPFLGLSGRDLPKFDFSLEGVSSITIDPHKMGLAPIPTGGIIFRDRSYLESISTETPYLTDKEQFTIVGTRTGASTAATWALLKYFGKEGYCSIAKKCMEVTEYLAKGIKESGFNLMVEPQLNLVAFDSNEIEIDTIVDELKEKGWAVSVSSYPRAIRIVVMPHVKIEHVKEFTDDLSKIHAKYTLENIPQNNERKTSLKLTNKTPQGK
- a CDS encoding fumarate hydratase C-terminal domain-containing protein codes for the protein MTTKIIKTPVTCDVIEDLKVGDRIEIHGKIYTGRDAALPKLIKSIKNGEKLIDIDGSAVMHTAVSDAGISPTTSNKEEIEESIPFLSEAGVKIHIGKGGLSEDTIKALDKWGSIFVVTPPAAALLTSKVVSKQVAAFEEEGMEAIHELVVDGLPGIVAIAHGESIY